The sequence CCTTTGAAGAAAATACATATATATTGTTTGACGAAACAAAAGAGTGCGTCATCATTGACCCCGGCTGCAGCAATCCATCCGAGCAGCAAGAGATTGCTCAGTTTATCAAAGATGAAAATCTGAAACCCGTAAAACTCCTCAACACCCATTGCCATGTTGACCATGTGTTAGGAAATGCGTTCATCGCGAAAAAATATAATCTTCAGCTTGAAATTCATAAAGGAGATTTAGAAATACTTCATTCTCTTCCGCAGGTGTCGCATCTCTACGGATTGAATGCGGATGAATCCGTTGAGCCCTCTGTTTTTCTGAACGAAGGAGACAAAATAAAATTCGGAAATTCAGTTCTTGATATTCTTTTTATTCCCGGACATTCCCCGGGAAGTATCTGCTTTGTTTCACACACTGATAAATTCATCATCGGTGGTGATGTGCTTTTCTACGGAAGCATCGGCAGAACAGATTTGCCGGGCGGTGACCACGAAGCGCTCATCTCAAATATAAAAACAAAACTTTTTTTGCTTGACGATGACTTTACTGTTTTCACAGGGCATGGCAACGAAACTACTATTGGCTTTGAGAAGAAGAACAATCCTTTTTTAATTTAGCAGTCTCATGCGCTTTTTTCTGAAAACAATATTCCCGCTGCTTTTTCTTTGCGTTCAGTTTTCCTATTCACAAAACAGCAAAACCGACAGCTTGGAAAAACTTCTTCTTTCCGAAAAACAGGATACGCATTGCCTTTCTCTCATGAATGAACTTTGCAGGGCGTATAAAAATATCGGCAAAACCGACAGTGCAAAAAATTATGCGAATAAAATAATTTCTCTCGCTGAACAATTGAGCTCGAAGAAATATAAATCTATCGGACTTCAGAATCTCGGGCTTATACATTATGAAAACGGTGAGTATGAAAAAGCAATTCGGGTTTACCTGGATGCGCTCAAAATAAAAGAAGAAACAAAAGATACTACAGGAATTGCATTTGTATTGAATAATATCGGATTGGTGTATCAGGCGCAGAACAAATTGAAAGACGCACTGGATTATTATCAGAAATCAAAATCAATCATCGAACAATCTGAAAATAAAAACTACGAAAGCTTGCGGGGATTGAGCAACACCTATAATAATATCGGCTTGATAAATTATTATCAATATCATTTTGATACAGCTATCGTTTGTTTGCAAAAGGGGCTGGAGCTCAGGCAAGAAATAAATGATCAGCAAAAAATTGCCGAGTCATACACCAATATCGGCAATGTTTATTTTATGAATAAGGAGTATAGGAAAGCCATTCAGTATTATTCCGAATCATTAAACATGGTGGAAAAACTTGGTAATAAAAGAAATATTGCCTTCCTGAATCTCAATCTCAGCGAGTTGTATGATTCTATAGGAAATTTTTCGGAAGGATTCAGGCTCCTTGATACGGCTCTAGCATTATCTCAGGAAATAAATGCAAAAGAACTTATGAAAGAATGTTATGCGCGCCTTGCTTCCATGTATTCGCAGAAAGAAGATTATAAAAACGCCTATGAGTTTCATAAAAAATATTCTGATATAAAAGACACCATCCTGAACGAGGAGTCCTCCAAACA comes from Bacteroidota bacterium and encodes:
- a CDS encoding MBL fold metallo-hydrolase translates to MKIQSFAFNPFEENTYILFDETKECVIIDPGCSNPSEQQEIAQFIKDENLKPVKLLNTHCHVDHVLGNAFIAKKYNLQLEIHKGDLEILHSLPQVSHLYGLNADESVEPSVFLNEGDKIKFGNSVLDILFIPGHSPGSICFVSHTDKFIIGGDVLFYGSIGRTDLPGGDHEALISNIKTKLFLLDDDFTVFTGHGNETTIGFEKKNNPFLI
- a CDS encoding tetratricopeptide repeat protein; the encoded protein is MEKLLLSEKQDTHCLSLMNELCRAYKNIGKTDSAKNYANKIISLAEQLSSKKYKSIGLQNLGLIHYENGEYEKAIRVYLDALKIKEETKDTTGIAFVLNNIGLVYQAQNKLKDALDYYQKSKSIIEQSENKNYESLRGLSNTYNNIGLINYYQYHFDTAIVCLQKGLELRQEINDQQKIAESYTNIGNVYFMNKEYRKAIQYYSESLNMVEKLGNKRNIAFLNLNLSELYDSIGNFSEGFRLLDTALALSQEINAKELMKECYARLASMYSQKEDYKNAYEFHKKYSDIKDTILNEESSKQIAEMQTKYETEKKEQQITLLNKDKELQDAQLNRQKIIIWSVAGGLLVVLILSVFIFRERRKSEKLLLNILPVETARELKVNGKATARHYESVTVMFTDFKGFTTIAEKLSAEELVSELDFLFKKFDEIISKYNIEKIKTIG